The window GAAATCTGTCTGTGCTTTTGCACTCAAACTGAGAACACCTCTGAACTGGTGTATTCTGCTCCAGCTCCCACCATTCTCCTTGCTTACACCGGGAGCTCCCTGCAATAATTGATGCGCCCTCTCCATGGTTACCTGCGGGTGTTTTAAAGGCCAGACCAGTATCGGGTTCTCTGTGTTGGAAGGGCCACGCTGTGGGCACCACAACCCTGatcacacacactcctccctGGGCTAACATGTGCGGAGTAGCCGGAGCACAACCAGAAAATTAACATAACGTAAATATCTCAACTGTGCTGAAGGATATTCAAATCTGAGTATAAAGACTAAAGACAATCTGCAGCCTGTAGTTCTGGATAAAACAAGATGCACTTAGAGCAGGACTTACCTGGCCACAACTTCATTGTCAACTTTTACAATGCAGTATGGATCACTGGTTCCGGAtctgaagatgaagaaaaatgacatgacatgacatgacaccTGAAGATGACTAGTCGATTTGTCTCGTTAATTGTCAGTTGTCTTGACTTAAACACGCCAATGTAAACTGGAATAGACAGTCCTGACTTAATAACTCACATTTAATTCCTTAATAGGAGACAGCATACAAGTACACAGGTCTGAACTTTTTCTTCTTACCTAACCAGCCTGATAAATactagttcaacattttagagGCTTCATTTGATCTCAGAGCTATAAGACCCTATATTGCATAGATAAGCACCTGCCATTCAGAAATTACTTACACGTCTTTGGCCGGGAGGTTCCTGCCCTCGACAATGCGAAAATAAAGAGATgtatttttggccatttttaGTCGGGTGAGCTATTATCCAATTTCTCCTTGTGTGTTCCCATACACGCTCTTATAAATAGTGCTCTACCCCTCCGCAAGTGAGTTTTCTTCATTTCATGGCACCTTCGGCGCGTGACGGCGCACAGCCCACCAGTAGCGCGCGACACAGGCGCGCATCCATCCAGCTCAGTCAGTCCAGCGAGTTCAACACTGAGGGCTGATCCGGGGTTTTTAAACTGTCAGTCTCTTCTTTTATGCGTATGAAATGTCCATTCTTAAATAAATATCGTGGAATAAAAGGTATTCACAACAGCACCTGCGGATGTTTTTCTTAGAAATCGGACATCATTCATAATCTGTTTGTAATTGACGTAATTGacgttttttttccagatacGCTGTCGTACTAATTTATAATAGCATAAGTGTAGGGTTTATGGTTATAACTGATAGGTATTCTCAGCTTCTTCTTTGTTGCAATGCGCCACCTGACGGGCATATTGAGCTACTACACGcaccattttattttaaacattacagGCAGGCATCTTGACAGCCAGCAACTTGGGGTCCTCTGTAGAGCGAATGGGAGCTAATAACAACGTTACACCTACAGCTGCaaaatcaatcattttcttACTATTAAGTCGGCTTAGTAACCATAACTACGTGCCGTTAACTTACGAAGATCATTAGATGCAGCCTAGTCTTCACCAGGTTAGTTCTATTGATTCTGAGAAGTTTTAATTAGTTAAATTAGCCCAACCTGCTACTGTTAGCTAGCTGAGTGCTGTTTTCATCTTCCCAGCTGGGGACATGGATGGTTATCCCGGAGTCATTGGTGGTGATTCTACCAAACAACAAGAGAGACATTACTACCTTTTATCAGAGCTGCAAACTTTAGTCAAAGATTTACCAAGGTAATGTTTCCTTAGCTCCAGGGAGGGCTCCTTCACTAACTTCAGAGAACTTCAGTtaaatgtctattttttttttatctgtatggTCGTTTTGTAACAGCATCTTGAcgttgtttttttccatgtgtAGCTCCTTCCAGCAGCGCCTGTCCTACAACACACTGAGTGACCTGGCTCTGGCACTCATAGATGGGACGGTCTATGAGATAGTGCAGGGGCTCCTGGATATTCAGCATCTGACAGAGAAAAATCTGTACAACCAGAGGCAAAAGCTGCACTGTGAACACCAAGGTTGGTGCCCTGTTTAACAGAAAACACGCTGAGACTAATGGTATCTGATCTAAGAAGCAAGTTCCATGCCTGTGATCAGATTAATTGTGCTGAATAAAACTAGGGAACCCCTTCAAATCAGGAACCATATGAAGTACCGAACCTGCTTCTTGGAACAGTCCCCAGGTATGAGGATGCAACTGCTCAATGTTGATGTTGACATGCTGCTTCTTTTATGTGTAGCACTCAAACAAGACCTTGCACGGAAGCACAAAGAAGCTCTGCAGTCATGCAAGTCTCACAACCTTGCGCTCctcaaatcaaatcaacaaGCTGAGCAAGAGGTAAGGCATTGGCACATCCTAATTCCTCTGAGTACTAAAATGGCTATGGTTATTGCTGTATGCTTCTTGTTTTTCAAACAGTTGTGCGTTGTGTTATCAGGCTCTGGAAATCCGTGTGCGAGAGGAGCAAAGAATGATGGATAAGAAGATTGTAGCGGAAATTGATCAAAAAGTGATAGACCAACAGAATACCCTGGAGAAGGCTGGAGTCCCTGGGTTTTACATCACCACTAATCCTCAGGTTTACCTCTAGACCTGTTTAGTCACTGTAGTTAAAATGTACTCTACAAATGGTACCGTAGCATAGAAAACATGCACTTTATGATACATACAAATGTCCAGCAGATggcaatgtactgtatgtccacaCTAATTGCTCTTCAACAACTGTGTGTTATTTCAGGAGCTGACAATGCAGATGAATCTACTTGAGTTGGTGCTCAAGCTTCAACAGAAGGAGTCACAATCTGGTATCCTATGAGACAGAGACTAATGGGAGAAGAAAATACATACAATGGTAGCAGACGGCGTTCGCTCACATTCCAGTAACTGTGAGATTCAACATGTACTGGCCGACATTGGCATTGCTCACTTTAAAAAGCAACATGTTAAAGAAGTGTTTATCACTTGTTGTAAAGAGTGTAATATTTACCATCACAATCTGTTTGTCCCAGGAGCACAAGTAAGACGATATAAGTCCTGAAGGGGGTCAAACAGTTGTGACAACACAGAGTGCAAAGAACTTATATGCCGTGTCCCACATTGTGAAATTAGTTTTGGTGCATATCCCTCAAAGACAATAATGTATacggtaataataataatataagcATTTCAGCACAGTAATAAGAGAGCAGGCTCAGCCAGATATTAACTATAGCTGTAACTGGAATTAATGCAGCGCCCCTCCTGCAATATATGGTCACTCCATAAGAGCCCCCTGATGCCTTTGGAGAAGTCTACACCATTTGAGGTGAACAggaatgttttatttgatgtgtGTACATGGGGACCCAACTCTGAGCAGCAGTATTGTACTGACATCAcaattaaagctgaaatctgtAACTTTCCATGTTTTATTGCCCTTTGAAATGGttaaaatgcaaacaaagtgtGAAATGTGCCAGTTTTGATCAGactttatttcttatttattttaatagtaCTGTGATAGATTTCCTATACACACTTTTCTCATATTTCttgctgttttattgtgtataaTGGTTTTTTATCTGTTCAGTTTGTTATTAGTTATGTTAAAACTGTTGGGCAGATTAGCTGTTAAGCTAACCCCAGTACATTTTCAATGTTCATTGTCCCccataaataaacaatttgtGAATATGAATCAGGATGCAACCAAAGAGGTAGTAGCGGAGTAGGAATAGACTTTAAACACATAGTGTTTGCTTTTCTCTTGAATGCAAATGATATGAAATATAGCATTGTTTTTCCATAACATTGATAtctattttcattaaaacaaatgtttcaaaaGTCTCTCaaaatttatttgtgttttgtgaaactCAGAAACATATAATTCCCTTATTTATCTCCATATTCACATCACTGTGGTCCAGACTGCTGTTGCTGGTTTCTGACCAGTTGGACCAGTTCCAACAGCAGGTGTCTTATCACATCCCTCTTCTTTACACTGGCTACagaacaaatttaaattttcacaGTCATGTATAACAGGCTCCATGGTCAGGCACATGACTACATTGTAATTTAATGTACCACCATCATCACTGTAGGCCTCTTTCATCTGCTGGCAGGATTTAATGACTGGTCTGAAACAAAAGGTGATCAAACACGCCTAAGATTTATTGACTCTGAAGACAAGTATTTCTGTTTGACTCTGGGTTAGTTTTACGTCATCTATTCATAAACTCTTTAAATAAACTGTCCACTTACTTGAGCCGCTTACTTCACTAACATACTTATCTGCTGATGATTCTCAAACATGTTCACATTTATATTCATCTAGTCTGGGCCCGGGGACACCCTCTGCACCCCGGCTCCAGATACACCCCTCTCTGCTATACAATGGGTGGGGCGCGGTGGGGAAACCCTTTCAGCTGGAGTAGAAAGGTGACTGTGCCTTTAAGAAGCAGTCCAGGCAGTGCATGTTGGTTTTATTCCTCGGCGCACCTTCTGCTCCATCACCAGACGATGCACCCCGGCAACTTCTGTCAGCGGCGGACCCGCAGCACAGATGGGACACcctgaacaacaacaacggTAAAGCGATTATAGTATTTCAGATGTTGTAAATGCTGTTTCTCCTATCTCCTGTTAAAATGGGAATCCcgatagattttttttttaaaaaaaaccacaccTGAAACACGGATTTAAAGCAGCGCAGCATTTCCAGTACATCCAGGAGTAAGCTTACCTAATGCATTAACGATCCTCTTTTTGCGTCCGTTTCCATTTTGTTGTAAATTATTAATCTGGCGTTATAAACGACGTTTATTCCACACGTCGTCTGTCTTAGCACGGATATGTCATTAATATATGTACTGAAGATCACGAGGCCTGTGTAAACGAGTCGTTTTAGTTTATGACAGTGGTTTTATTTCTAGAGGGGAATAAAGCGTTACGTAATTATAACGGAGGCATCCTGTTGTCGCCATATGCCTATCGAGGGCAGGAATCGGATGCTGCACTGCCAGGAGGATGAATAATGAGTGGAGTCCGGCCTTATTGTTGGttgtcaaacaaataaaattaaaaaacatgatcTAGCCTACATCATTGCTGTTTTTAGTAAGTTTTTTTACATCAGTGTACCGGATGCCTTTCAGATGACGTGGACTGGCCTTGTCCTGAGTGATGACTGTCCACTGCCACACGTTGCAAAATATAGATATGATAGATAAACTTTCAGTGGTAAACAGTTACAGACCACATCTTCAAATGGCCCTGCTGACCTCTGCTTTGTGAACTAGCTTtgaggtttattttttatgaaatttACTCCTTACAATGGAATTTACTGTGCTGCAATTGCATTCACTAAATTCAGACTTAACCTTTGTCACTATTTCATGAAAGAATTCAGGTGATCATTTTTAACTAAATTAGTATTTCCACAAAACAATGGAAGGCCATCCTGAGACCAAAAGGGTGTCTGTAAACTGGCTTTCCTAACAGGCACGTCTATGTTTATCTatctttgtaaaaatgtttgagCCAATCATTAGACCCCACCCTGCAGTCAGACAAGCCAACTAAACAGCTAGAACATCAATGTATAAAGTTTAATCATCATTCTGTGGTTACTAAGTTGACCTGGAAGTGCAATACACAGACAGGTTAAACAAGTCAGACCACATAAACCAGCAGttgcttttcatgttttcatgtatacCTTTGTCAATATTGTACCTATGCTCTGTCTTGCAGGTTAGCTTCATAGAAAGGTAATGGATCCAGTGTGACTGTTACAACACTATCCTGACCAGCTGGCCTGTCTAACTCTACTGTAGCTATGGCAACTTGTCCAAGAGGCTGCGCACCAGCGGTGCGCCTTTGTCAGAGACTGAACCGACTTAAGACACTGGATGATGACATGATGGCCACGTCGCTGAAACGCTGCCTCTCCACCCTGGACCTGACGCTGTTGGGTGTAGGGGGCATGGTGGGTTCTGGGCTTTATGTCCTGACAGGCACAGTGGCTAAAGACATGGTTGGGCCTGCTGTCATCATATCCTTCATTTTTGCAGGTATTGCTTCTTTACTGGCTGCCTTTTGTTATGCAGAGTTTGGAGCACGCATTCCCAAAACAGGATCTGCCTACATGTTTACCTACGTCTCTGTGGGAGAGGTCTGGGCTTTTCTAATTGGTTGGAATGTGATTCTGGAGAACATGATTGGTGGCGCTGCTGTGGCACGTGCATGGAGTGGCTATCTGGACTCCATTTTTAACCACGCCATCCAAAacttcacagaaacacacattatGCAGTGGAACGTGCCCTTTCTTGCCCATTACCCTGACCTACTTGCAGCAGGGATCCTAGTAGTTGCCTCGTTCTTCATTTCCTTCGGCGTTCAAGTGTCCTCGTACCTCAACCACATCTTCTCCACCATTAGTATGGTTGTCATCATTTTCATCCTAGTCTTTGGCTTTGTCTTGGCTGAACCAGCAAATTGGAGCCAGAAAGAAGGAGGTTTTGCACCTTTTGGATTGTCTGGAATACTGGAAGGCTCGGCCACGTGCTTCTACGCATTTGTTGGCTTTGATGTAATCGCATCCTCAAGTGAGGAGGCAAAGAACCCACAGAAAGCTGTTCCCATTGCCACGGCGATCTCCCTCGGACTGGCAGCAACAGCTTACATCCTGGTCTCCACAGTGCTCACACTAATGGTACCTTGGCATACACTGGACCCCAACTCAGCTCTGGCAGATGCTTTTTTCCGCCGTGGTTACAGTTGGGCTGGAGTTATTGTGGCAATAGGTTCCATCTGTGGTGAGTGTCAAGCCTGAATTgagaattacattttaaatgtctgGTATATTAATATTGTAGTACATTATGGGTAGCAGAGGTACTGACTGTACACTGCTACATTTTGACTTATGTTTTTCTAATGACTCTCTATTCCCATTTCTAGCCATGAATACCGTGCTGCTCTGTAATCTGTTCTCCCTCCCTCGGATCGTGTACGCCATGGCGGAGGATGGGTTGTTCTTCTCCATTTTTGCGCGAGTCAATCCTCTCACCAAAGTCCCCGTCAATGCTATTCTGGTGTTTGGAATCCTCATGGCCACCTTGGCTCTCATCTTTGACCTGGAGGCCTTGGTCCAGTTCTTATCCATCGGCACCCTGCTGGCGTACACCTTTGTGGCAGCTAGCGTTATTGTGCTTCGCTTCCAGCCTGACAAAGCCACCTCCAAGGGAACGGCTTCAACATCTCCCAACCCTAATGCTGAGCCTTCACCTGCCCCCTCAGAGACTCAGACCATAACTGAGGACAGCGGAGAGCTGAAGCAGTATGAGTCCTTCTCTGACAAACTCCAGCTGGTGGAGAGGCAGACAAGAGAGCGCCGAGGGGTGGGGCAGCTGAGGGCCTACTGGGAACCGTACCTGGGCAAGCTGCTGGGGGACTGTGAGCCGGGCGAGGTGGTGGCCATCTGCGTGCTGACACTGATAGTGAGCTCAGTATCCCTCTGTGCTGTGCTGGAGTTTGGAAACAACCAGCTGCATCTGCCGCTCTGGAGCTTCACAATGCTACTAGTGATTTTTAGCTTAGCTTACGTTCTCAGCATGGCACTCATATGGGCTCATGAGCCGCAAACCGACAGCAAAACATTCCAGGTGAGCTCCTTAATGATTTTAACAACTGTTGTACAACTCTGTTTGTAATATGGTGATTGAATGCCTCCATTTTTCACTAGTAGTTTGAACCACAGATGGACGCCATTTTATTTGAAAGCAAATGTTATGGCTGTGAAAACTACATGACTGAAAACCATGATTAGAGTTTGACTTAAGTTTTATTGTTGTGTAGGTACCTCTGGTTCCATTGACTCCAGGTGCCAGTATCCTCATTAATGTGTTCCTCATGATGAAGCTCAGCTATCTCACCTGGATTCGATTCACTGTTTGGATTGCCATAGGTAAGAATGCAGAAAACATAGTGGCTCCAAAAACCTTCTTTCAGCTTTTCCATAGAAACACATTCTCGTGAAACAAATACATTTGTCACTTAACATAAAAAGCATCAGGTATATAAATTCTGCTCTACACAAACACTACATTTCTAGCTGTTATGGTCATTTTGGTTACTCAGAGACAAACTAATCCACTGTGCACACATGACGTGAAATGAATGTTATCTCAGGAAGTCATTTGAATACACATTAAAAGTCTGTGTACTGTTTTGTAAGTGAGCTTAATGTACATAATCACATTACatcaacaaattaaacaaacattttctccaCTCTAAGGGGACAGaaacttttcctttttgtcaGCAACCCTCTGAGGATGTAGATGGTGGTCAAACAGTATTAATGCCCTGTTAGtatggggaggggagggggaggggatgTGACTGAGGAAACATGATTAGCTTAAGGCTTCTCTGGACCAGTAAACCATTTAAACACAACTGTCAGACTGCAGCAAGTTAACAAGATGCACACTCATGGAATATTACACCTGACAGGGCCTTGGGCTAGGCTCTCTCTCTTAAACCCCTTTTCCCTAGAGAAAGGAATGACCATTTACCTTCCATAATGGCAActgctgggaaaaaaacaagtttctgAAGCGTGGGATTTCTTCATTTGACTAGCAGTTTAGGTGGAAAGAGTTAAAGCCAAGTAAACAATATTACACCAAAGAGAATAGTCCACATAATCCACATGTTAcatgaaactttttttgtttaatataaTGAAGTACTGTATTTCATTGACTACAATAAATGTGAAGTTTTTGACATATTGAGGGCTTCTGAAATACTTCATTTGTATTACAAAAAGATCAAGTTAATTTAAAGCTATTAAGTAACAGTGTTTATATGGGTTATTATATCACAAACCTATAGATTTTGCCCATAGAGAattatggggaaaaaaacaatatgctaaggataaggctggtgattgtctatatttttcttaatgtcaacaaatcttatgtgcagaatcaaaccaacaatgaactcatctcacttacaagtattgtttgCGTTTCCAAAGTctgatacatcttattcctctgtgcaattattattcctccgtttttgtccaaaaaaatattaaaaacacattattgagCCACACCTCTGTACTGGGTAACATGTTCCTTTGCCACAAAGATGTAATTTGTCAGAGGATGtatagtttgtttagaaaaggCTCCATATATGacacatatcacaacctcttgactttgtataGTGAAGTTATTTAAGAAATTCACAATGTAGCACTCTCAGCACATGaattttgttgacaataagaaaaatataggaaattgccagccatatcttttaaaagaaaatgtaaaacaatattCCACATTGACTCTTCTCAACACTTCATTGCATACAGCATACCCTGATTTAAATTGTTTCAGTTAAAAGTGTTTCATGCTGTCTCTTTCCCAGgtctctttgtgtattttggctATGGCATCTGGCACAGTAAGGAGGGCATGCGGGAGCTGCAGCCCAAAGACATGGCTGCCCGGTATGTGGTGCTACCCAGCGGCAGCCTGGTAGAGACAGTGCAGTCTGTCCAGCCCGATGGACAAGTGGACACCTCGGCGCATCACATCAACCCACCCACTGCCCCGACAGCTGAGGAATATCCGGGAAAGAGATGATGTGTGACCACACATAGTCATAACAACTGCCTGATATTATCTGTTGTCTCACACTCATATGCTCAACTAATACTATTGTACTCTCTGTATCTCACTCCCTTTAGCGTGTGACTGGCCTGCCACAGTCTGTACTTGTTGCTCTGCAAATGTAAGCACACCACAGGATGGGATGCACGCTCTCTGTCTCGTTGTGAAGCATATTTGTATATCTTGTAATACTCCAATGTACAGTAGAGAGCTTTTATTACTGTCCTGTAACTCCTAGCAT is drawn from Thunnus albacares chromosome 2, fThuAlb1.1, whole genome shotgun sequence and contains these coding sequences:
- the dgcr6 gene encoding protein DGCR6, which produces MDGYPGVIGGDSTKQQERHYYLLSELQTLVKDLPSSFQQRLSYNTLSDLALALIDGTVYEIVQGLLDIQHLTEKNLYNQRQKLHCEHQALKQDLARKHKEALQSCKSHNLALLKSNQQAEQEALEIRVREEQRMMDKKIVAEIDQKVIDQQNTLEKAGVPGFYITTNPQELTMQMNLLELVLKLQQKESQSGIL
- the slc7a4 gene encoding cationic amino acid transporter 4 isoform X1, giving the protein MATCPRGCAPAVRLCQRLNRLKTLDDDMMATSLKRCLSTLDLTLLGVGGMVGSGLYVLTGTVAKDMVGPAVIISFIFAGIASLLAAFCYAEFGARIPKTGSAYMFTYVSVGEVWAFLIGWNVILENMIGGAAVARAWSGYLDSIFNHAIQNFTETHIMQWNVPFLAHYPDLLAAGILVVASFFISFGVQVSSYLNHIFSTISMVVIIFILVFGFVLAEPANWSQKEGGFAPFGLSGILEGSATCFYAFVGFDVIASSSEEAKNPQKAVPIATAISLGLAATAYILVSTVLTLMVPWHTLDPNSALADAFFRRGYSWAGVIVAIGSICAMNTVLLCNLFSLPRIVYAMAEDGLFFSIFARVNPLTKVPVNAILVFGILMATLALIFDLEALVQFLSIGTLLAYTFVAASVIVLRFQPDKATSKGTASTSPNPNAEPSPAPSETQTITEDSGELKQYESFSDKLQLVERQTRERRGVGQLRAYWEPYLGKLLGDCEPGEVVAICVLTLIVSSVSLCAVLEFGNNQLHLPLWSFTMLLVIFSLAYVLSMALIWAHEPQTDSKTFQVPLVPLTPGASILINVFLMMKLSYLTWIRFTVWIAIGLFVYFGYGIWHSKEGMRELQPKDMAARYVVLPSGSLVETVQSVQPDGQVDTSAHHINPPTAPTAEEYPGKR
- the slc7a4 gene encoding cationic amino acid transporter 4 isoform X2, with the protein product MFTYVSVGEVWAFLIGWNVILENMIGGAAVARAWSGYLDSIFNHAIQNFTETHIMQWNVPFLAHYPDLLAAGILVVASFFISFGVQVSSYLNHIFSTISMVVIIFILVFGFVLAEPANWSQKEGGFAPFGLSGILEGSATCFYAFVGFDVIASSSEEAKNPQKAVPIATAISLGLAATAYILVSTVLTLMVPWHTLDPNSALADAFFRRGYSWAGVIVAIGSICAMNTVLLCNLFSLPRIVYAMAEDGLFFSIFARVNPLTKVPVNAILVFGILMATLALIFDLEALVQFLSIGTLLAYTFVAASVIVLRFQPDKATSKGTASTSPNPNAEPSPAPSETQTITEDSGELKQYESFSDKLQLVERQTRERRGVGQLRAYWEPYLGKLLGDCEPGEVVAICVLTLIVSSVSLCAVLEFGNNQLHLPLWSFTMLLVIFSLAYVLSMALIWAHEPQTDSKTFQVPLVPLTPGASILINVFLMMKLSYLTWIRFTVWIAIGLFVYFGYGIWHSKEGMRELQPKDMAARYVVLPSGSLVETVQSVQPDGQVDTSAHHINPPTAPTAEEYPGKR